The Lepidochelys kempii isolate rLepKem1 chromosome 2, rLepKem1.hap2, whole genome shotgun sequence genomic interval GGGATTTAAACATTACTTTTGAGACAAGAAGAAATCCTTCAGTCCTGTTTGTGGTGGCTATAGCTTTGAGAACAATGACACGCTGCCTGAGACATGCTGTGACAGAACAATCCTAAGACCAAATCCTTATTATAAGATACAGTTGGGACCTATCTACATTACAGACATAAGCAAGTCCACTAAGCCACATAAAACTGATCAAACTCAGTGCTGATGGGATATACTTTAAGATCACCACCTTGGACAGTCAAAGGCTTCAATCCTGTAACAGCTGTACACTGAGGCACTGTGAATTTTAACCATAATGTAACTGCTTTACTTGTAGATGGGGGTGTaaatctcttttaaaattctgtctGAGTTTGCATGAAAATGATAACACCACATGATCTGATCAACTGTAGCACTTCCTGGGTGAGCAGGATCCCCCAAGCCAGCTAACCCGGGAGTTCCATTCAGAAACAGGGTAGGTCAGCAGCTTCACAGctgcaatttttctttttctattgtGGACACTTTCTATAGGCGAGGGCTAGATCCACATAAGGACTTAGGTGTTTCAATGCAGTGCCCAATTCTTAGGTGCCATGCTGCCCAGtgaaatccacagccctgagtcaGACACCCAGGATCCTTATACAATGCATAAGGAGAGTTAGGTACCCAAGAATGGAATCCACAAAAACCAGCACACTGAGcaggagccacctaagctagccagtaggaaatgctcAAGAGAGGTTAAGCCTAAGCATTCACTGGAGTAAGGGGACTGGAATCTGGACGTTCCACGTGAGTGGTCTATAGAGTCACTGGGCTATAGAGGAATTCTCACTTTGTCTGACCCAAGCCTATTTacatatttatacacagtggaacaacgtcaacaggagagactgggggcaagtctacactacggTGCTAATGCAGCTGCGCCCttgtagcatgtctggtgaagacgcactatgccgacaggagagcgctcgtcTGTAGGCATAATTATTCAACCTCGGTTAGAAGCataagctatgttggcgggagagcttctgccACTGACatagcgccagtgtggacagtgcaaaacttgtgttgctgggggagagggaaagctttgggcttggctacacttgtgagttagagtgcatttAAGCAGCCCCAGATGCCTGAGCTCgctccccatccacactggcaaggcacatagagcgctctgactccacagctagagcgctcctggtactccacctcggcgagaagattaacgcttgttGCGCCTTGGCTGAAGGGCCTGggcatcagtgtgaacgaggtgttgcattactgtgctctgatcagcctctggaaacgtcccataatccccttaagtcaagtggccactcttctcattgttttgaactccactgcaggaatgcagatataccctttgaaagctccgttgctgacagccggctgcttatctgctccgagacaaagcaaccattactgtggaatgctgtgtgagagagagaggtggggaggaggggggggtctgctatctgaacttacaagacagcatgctgacatgctctcagccccccccccaaaactcactctctttctccccacatacacacaacacagtccctgtcacactccaccccctccacccccatttgaaaagcacattgcagccacttgcatgctgggatagctaccacaatgcactgctctctgtggccgttgcaagaactgctaatgtggccacaccagtgcgcttgtagctgtcagtgtggacagattgtaGCGCTTTCCCTACAGCTCTCTActaaggctggtttaactcaaagcacccTACATCTGCAAGTGCAGCCATGCCCTGagtcacactcctgagcaatgtaagttagatcaacttaagtggtagtgtagacctgccctgaaaGTGATCTGCTCCAGAAAACCccaatagcccagtgattagtGTACTTTCCTAGGAGGCAGGCGAGCCAACTTCAAATCACTTATTTGCATCAGGCAGAGTGTGAAATCAAACCCTGGTCTCCCCACATACTGGGGGAGCGTTTTAACCAccaggctaaaagttataaacaAGGCACTTCCTCGAACTCCAGGAGAAGGGTCACAGATGTGGCAGTAGCTGAGTACCTCCCTTTCAGGGATGGGGCTTAGGccataagggtatgtctacactacgaaattaggtcgaatttatagaagtcggttttttagaaatcggttttatatattcgagtgtctgtgtccccacagaaaatgctctaagtgcattaaatgcattaactcggcggagcgcttccacagtaccgaggcaagcgtcgacttccggagcgttgcactgtgggtagctatcccacagttcccgcagtctccgctgcccattggaattctgggttgagatcccaatgcctgatggggctaaaacattgtcgcgggtggttctgggtacatatcgtcaggcccccgttccctccctccccccgtgaaagcaagggcagacaatcatttcgcgccttttttcctgagttacctgtgcagacgccataccacggcaagcatggagcccgctcaggtaaccgtcaccctatgtctcctgggtgctggcagacgcggtacggctttgctgcacagtagcagcaacccattgccttctggcagcagatggtgcaatacgactggtagtcgtcctcgtcgtgtccgaggtgctcctggccacatcggctgggagcgcctgggcagacatgggcgcagggactaaatttggagtgacttgaccaggtcattctctttagtcctgcagtcctattgaaccgtcttatggtgagcgggccggcgatacggactgctagcagttgtactgtaccatcttctgccaggcaggcaagagatgaggattgctagcagtcatattgtaccatcttatgccaggcaggcaagagatgaagatggctagcagtcgtactgtaccatcttctgccaagcagccatgagatgtggatggcatgcagtccttctgcaccgtctgctgccagccaaagatgtaaaagatagatggagtgggtcagaacaagaaatagaccagatttgttttgtactcatttgcctcctcccctgtctagatcacactgcagtcactcacagagaaggtgcagcgaggtaaatctagccatgtatcaatcagaggccaggctaacctccttgttccaacaacaacaacttaggtgcaccatttcttattggaaccctccgtgcagtcctgcctgaaatactccttgatgtacaggcacaccctttgttgattttagctccctgaagccaaccctgtaagccgtgtcgtcagtcgcccctccctccgtcagagcaacggcagacaatcgttccgcgccttttttctgtgcggacgccataccaaggcaagcatggaggccgctgagctcattttggcaattaggagcacattaaacaccacacgcattatccagcagtatatgcagcaccagaacatggcaacgcgataccgggcgaggaggcgacgtcagcgcggtcccgtgagtgatcaggacatggacacagatttctctgaaaacatgggccctgacaatgcatgcatcatggtgctaatggggcaggttcatgctgtggaacgctgattctgggctcgggaaacaagcacagactggtgggaccgcatagtgttgcaggtctgggacgattcccagtggctgcgaaactttcgcatgcgtaagggcactttcatggaactttgtgacttgctttcccctaccctgaagagcatgaataccaagatgagagcagccctcacagttgagaagcgagtggcgatagccctgtggaagcttgcaacaccagacagctaccggtcagttgggaatcaatttggagtgggcaaatctactgtgggggctgctgttatgcaagtagctcacgcaatcaaagatctgctgatatcaagggtagtgaccctgggaaatgtgcaggtcatagtggatggctttgctgcaatgggattccctaactgtggtggggctatagacggaacccatatccctatcttgccaccggagcaccaagccgccgagtacataaaccgcaaggggtacttttcgatagtgctgcaagctctggtggatcacaagggacgtttcaccaacatcaacgtgggatggctgggaaaggtccatgatgctcgcatcttcaggaactctggtctgtttcaaaagctgcaggaagggactttattcccagaccagaaaataactgttggggatgttgaaatgcctatatgtatccttggggacccagcctaccccttaatgccatggctcatgaagccgtacacaggcagcctggacagtagtcaggagctgttcaactacaggctgagcaagtgcagaatggtggtagaatgtgcatttggacgtttaaaggcgcgctggcgcagtttactgactcgcttagacctcagcgaaaccaatattcccactgttattactgcttgctgtgtgctccacaatatctgtgagagtaagggggagacgtttatggcgggatgggaggctgaggcaaatcgcctagctgctggttacgcgcagccagacaccagggcggttagaagagcacaggagggcgcggtacgcatcagagaagctttgaaaaccagtttcatgactggccaggctatggtgtgaaagttctgtttgtttctccttgatgaaaccccccgtcccttggttcactctacttccctgtaagctaaccaccctcccctcctccctttaatcattgcttgcagaggcaataaagtcattactGCTTCACAGTCAttcattcgttattcattcatcacacaaatagggagatgactaccaaagtatcccaggaggggtggtggaggagggaaggaaaatgccacacagcactttaagcacagcactttaaaagtttacaactttaaaatttattgaatgacagccttcttttttttgggcaatcctctgtggtggagtggctggttggccggaggcccccccaccgcgttcttgggcgtctgggtgtggaggctatggaacttggggaggagggcggttggttacagaggggcagcagtggcagtctgtgctccagctgcctttgctgcagctcaaccatacactggagcatactggtttggtcctgcagcagcctcagcattgaatcctgcctcctctcatcacgctgccgccacatttgagcttcagccctgtcttcagcccgccacttactctcttcagcccgccacttactctcttcagcccgccacttactctcttcagccctccacctctcctcccggtcattttgtgctttcctgcactctgacattatttgcctccacgcattcgtctgtgctctgtcagtgtgggaggacagcatgagctcggagaacatttcatcgcgagtgcgttttttttttctttctaagcttcactagcctctgggaaggagaagatcctgtgatcattgaaacacatgcagctggtggagaaaaaaaaagggacagcggtatttaaaaagacacattttataaaacagtcgctacactctttcagggtaaaccttgctgttaacattacatacatagcacatgtgctttcgttacaaggtcgcattttgcctcctcccaccgcgtgactatccctcaaccttcccccctccctgtggctaacagcggggaacatttctgtttagccacaggcaaacagcccagcaggaatgggctcctctgagtgtcccctgaagaaaagcactctatttcaaccaggtgaccatgaattatatctcactctcctgaggataacacagagagataaagaacggattttggttgaatgccagcaaacatacactgcaatgctttgttctacagtgattcccgagtacgtgttactggcctggagtggtaaagtgtcctaccatgaaggacgcaataaggctgccctccccagaaaccttttgcaaaggctttaggactacatctaggagaaccgcaaatgccagggcaaagtaatcctttcacatgcttgcttttaaaccatgtatagcattttaaaaggtacactcaccagaggtcccttctccgcctgctgggtccaggaggcagccttgggtgggttcggggggtactggctccaggtctagggtgagaaacagttcctggctgtcgggaaaaccggtttctccgcttgcttgctgtgagctatctacaacctcctcctcctcatcatcttcttcgtccccaaaacctgcttccgtattgcctccatctccattgaaggagtcaaacaacacggctggggtagtggtggctgaaccccctaaaatggcatgcagctcatcatagaagcggcatgtttggggctctgacccagagcggctgttcgcctctctggttttctggtaggcttgcctcagctccttcagtttcacgcggcactgcttcgggtccctgttatggcctctgtccttcatgccctgggagattttcacaaaggttttggcatttcgaaaactggaacggagttctgatagcacggattcctctccccgaacagcgatcagatcccgtacctcccgttcggtccatgctggagctcttttgcgattctgggactccatcatggtcacctgtgctgatgagccctgcatggtcacctgcagcttgccacgctggccaaacaggaaatgagattcaaaagtttgcagttcttttcctgtctacctggccagtgcatctgagttgagagtgctgtccagagcggtcagaatggagcactctgggatagcttccggaggccaataccatcgaattgtgtccacagtaccccaaatttgagccgggaacgtcgatttaagcgctaatccacttgtcaggggtggagtaaggaaatcgattttaagagccctttaagtcgaaataaagggctttactgtgtggacgggtgcaggtttaaatcgatttaacgctgctaaattcgacctaaagtcctagtgtagaccagggctaactctCCTCAGCttttcctactggctagcttacacagctccctgctcagcctgctggcaTTTGTGAGACACTCAACTCTCCCCaggcattgtatagggagccttttttgatcatattaaagaagttctgtattaaaatcacaaatgagtttgattccccagagtttaaattccagggtattactaattaagaggtctcttggtttttggtactgtttctctccctctatgtgtgaaacttgcaagctgctaactgtgttagtacattctaagacagagtctgttctcaaagcagttcacagagagagagactcaaaacaatactctaacaacagaaacaacacccagagactccccgcccttttgttgtattaacaattgtcattaaaatagagatagaggatgtatgtggatggatgcttggtgtggataataactgaatgatcagggaggtgcagcgaggtgccagcctaagaatccagtgtccatcggctgaagaaggcgtcaagtggaaataaccagaggaccccccggagggcagactggaatccacccaacagcctcaagaatgggagaaccaaagaacaagataacatcttggagccgtcaggaatgtgctatctgctgattgattcagcaacagcatgatgaagcaattcccatagactggcataggaagaaattcctataaaaatagactctaaaaagtgagaactttggggtctgattctgcaaaccaacttccaggagcatcagatgagcatctgacaaggccctgctccctcctcatgtccaggccacctggccagtggcttggcatgagcaactctaaggctggtaactatgataacaaccttgcagaacctgtgtgtgtgtgtgtgtgtatgtttgtatgaatgaatgtgagaataaatttgagactgaatggaatgttataactataactaactgcttactatgattctttctgtattcacaataaatgtggtattttgcctttttccctttaataagatcctgctggtttttattttattggtacaacattttggtggagaattgcgaaagggggaatattggtaaaaaacctcagttattgtaaatattggtgtgcacaccgccagctctagtgagctaggcatttctattaggttaaccagacctgctggcctccgagaaggtagcaggaaaaacagattaaaccagacctgctggcctccgagaaggtagcaggggacctgctggcctccgagaaggtagcaggaaaaacagattaaaccagacctgctggcctccgagaaggtagcaggagacctgctggcctccgagaaggtagtagggaaaacagattaaccggacctgctggcctccgagaaggtagcagggagaaacaggttaaccagacctgctggcctccgagaaggtagcagggagaaattgattaactggacctgctggcctctgggaaggtagcaggggacctgctggcctccgggaaggtagcaggggaaaaacgcatagattaagctatgatttcagaatctaggctgtgtcacttgctaagtaataccagcagtgacaaagagattgaaatatccatgttaagatgtttaaaagaaaacagggtaagccagtactagagggaggaatggagtcagaaggaactctaacctcaccttttgttaaagaaattacaccttttaaacaaatccttcaaaaatttgggcacagtccttggactaaacaaggcctagctgatgtctgcactatttcggacctagaggatagattggctcagtatatcctcatatacgaaccttctagtgctgccaaaagagatgcagcagcaatttggttgttgtgggaggcatgtaaggattcttccctccgcttgtcttcatgtaaagaggaaaaggcacaaatggaaaagggagcagacaattggaaggtgctggctacaaatatccaaagccagctgaaaatagtgaaagaggcactccaggaatacaaaaagagtgaaaaagttaactctgcagaggctggagg includes:
- the LOC140905851 gene encoding myb/SANT-like DNA-binding domain-containing protein 7: MMESQNRKRAPAWTEREVRDLIAVRGEESVLSELRSSFRNAKTFVKISQGMKDRGHNRDPKQCRVKLKELRQAYQKTREANSRSGSEPQTCRFYDELHAILGGSATTTPAVLFDSFNGDGGNTEAGFGDEEDDEEEEVVDSSQQASGETGFPDSQELFLTLDLEPVPPEPTQGCLLDPAGGEGTSAACVSMITGSSPSQRLVKLRKKKKTHSR